GCTCGGGCGCGTCGTTCGCCACCGAGCTGGTGGTGCAAGTGCACTTCCCGGCGGGGACCGCCTCGCCCGCGGGGGCGCTCTCGGGGGAGGGGGACCATGCAGGCGTGGCCTGAGGGCACCCGCTGGCTGGCGGCGCACATCTTCTTCAACGCGGGGATCTACACCCCGGAGTGCGACCGCGTGGCGCTGGAGGTGGCCGAGCCGTTCGTGCGCCGCTGCCAGGCCGAGGGGTGGATCGACGGGCACTTCTTCATCCGCTACAGCGAGTACGGGCCGCACGTGCGCCTGCGCCTGCACGGGGAAAAGGAGGTGCTGGAGGGCACCGTGTGGCCGGCGCTGGTGGAGCACGTGCGCGCGCTCTACCCCGACGTGGCCCTCGAGCGGCCCGAGGGGCAGCAGTGGCGCTGGGACCCTCGGCCCGAGCTGGAGGGGGCCGAGGCGCTCCAGGTGACGCACCTGGCCGAGATCGAGTACGAGCCCGAGACCGACCGCTACGGCGGCCCCGAGGGGGTGCGCATGGCGGAGCGCTTCTTCGAGCACTCCAGCGAGGCGGCGTACGCGCTGCTGCACAAGACCAGCCCCAAAGACCGCTCGTCGCGCCTGGGGAAGGGGCTGCTCACCATGGTGGTGCTGATGCACGTGTTCTGCCGCGACCGCGGCCACGCGGTGCGGCTGGGGCGCAGCTACGGCGAGGGGTACCTGCGCAGCGTGGCGCGCGAGGAGCAGGGGAGGAGCGCCTGGCTCTCGGCGTTCGGCAGCGGCTACGACCAGCAGGCCGAGAACCTGGGCGCGTACGTGGAGGAGGTCTGGGCGCGCATGGACGAGGGCGAGGAGCTCTCCGAGGCGCTGGACCGCTACCGCGACGGGCTGATCGAGGTGCGCGGCCGCTTCGCCGAGCTGGTCGAGGCGGGGCGGCTGGGGCGCGAGGGCGAGGTGTTCGCCACCTGGGAGCACGCGGTGGGGGCGATCGTCTCCAGCTACATGCACATGATGAACAA
This window of the Longimicrobium sp. genome carries:
- a CDS encoding thiopeptide-type bacteriocin biosynthesis protein, with the translated sequence MQAWPEGTRWLAAHIFFNAGIYTPECDRVALEVAEPFVRRCQAEGWIDGHFFIRYSEYGPHVRLRLHGEKEVLEGTVWPALVEHVRALYPDVALERPEGQQWRWDPRPELEGAEALQVTHLAEIEYEPETDRYGGPEGVRMAERFFEHSSEAAYALLHKTSPKDRSSRLGKGLLTMVVLMHVFCRDRGHAVRLGRSYGEGYLRSVAREEQGRSAWLSAFGSGYDQQAENLGAYVEEVWARMDEGEELSEALDRYRDGLIEVRGRFAELVEAGRLGREGEVFATWEHAVGAIVSSYMHMMNNRLGITIQEESYLAYLSMRALERSLEGEGGAEGGAPEGAAASGAPAGEAS